A genome region from bacterium includes the following:
- a CDS encoding tetratricopeptide repeat protein: MKYHLAHCGMLLLLCLLLLPPLSAHAQSRSPEANKWFKSGLRQKNAELAIAAYQQAIALDPSFQEALYNLALLYRKRKDYAQARDLLERARVLGADPAKEDWRFKIVYELAALNQRLDDLEGAEEALRQARDLAADAKSRTLVSLDLGRLLYQRGRYREALAELQEGRRNATANLAEFDKLIPSVEEAVQLFELYQEAAKERARGNLNNALALLRQIEAQKPGFMNVGREIAALGASLEAADREEVFHRLYLQAQSYEADDRLELAITTYESLLQSAPGYKDAEARLQRVRRRLDDKQRLLNVRPWLARIQADTGRAVLEARARRYYLDGRRALASGNYSRALVAFEKARELNPYDTEIDTLLAHVRNHLLPAATVLPFEMVDAPVAVETATGDSAVRAAPDSAVPIPEIMPVTVEPAITRFPDDDTSLYAQIEFAQEEEEAVVAAGLNWGMILFVAAIVTALVVLPFSGVFPHSDQVRAHAFLFLRDFNRAASIYEKLLQQNPQATGLYPRLAEIYLRTGRTDGNALKVYESVLQMSPATRNWDRISSIVAQSKQQSKRAAAPDEAAGRNRSHPPPREQRR; encoded by the coding sequence ATGAAATACCACCTGGCCCATTGCGGCATGCTGCTCTTGTTGTGTTTGTTGCTGCTGCCGCCGCTTTCGGCCCATGCCCAGTCCCGCAGCCCGGAGGCCAACAAATGGTTCAAATCCGGCCTGCGGCAGAAGAATGCGGAGCTTGCCATTGCCGCCTACCAGCAAGCCATCGCGCTGGACCCGAGTTTTCAGGAAGCGCTGTACAATCTCGCGCTGTTGTATCGCAAACGGAAGGACTATGCCCAAGCGCGGGACTTGCTTGAACGGGCACGGGTGCTGGGCGCCGATCCTGCCAAAGAGGACTGGCGATTCAAAATCGTTTATGAGCTGGCTGCCCTCAACCAGCGACTCGATGATTTGGAAGGTGCGGAGGAGGCGCTGCGGCAGGCGCGCGACCTTGCCGCCGATGCCAAATCGCGCACGTTGGTGTCATTGGATCTGGGCAGATTGCTCTATCAACGCGGCCGCTATCGTGAGGCATTGGCGGAATTGCAGGAAGGGCGGCGCAACGCAACCGCCAACCTGGCGGAATTCGACAAGCTGATCCCCTCCGTCGAGGAGGCGGTGCAGCTCTTTGAGCTTTATCAAGAAGCGGCAAAAGAGCGGGCGCGCGGCAATCTCAACAATGCGCTGGCGCTGCTGCGGCAAATCGAGGCGCAGAAGCCCGGTTTCATGAATGTCGGCCGCGAAATCGCCGCCCTGGGCGCGAGTCTGGAAGCTGCCGATCGCGAAGAGGTTTTCCATCGGCTCTATCTGCAGGCGCAAAGCTATGAGGCCGACGACCGCCTCGAACTCGCCATCACCACCTACGAAAGCCTGCTGCAGTCAGCTCCCGGCTACAAGGATGCCGAAGCCCGGCTGCAGCGTGTGCGCCGGCGGCTGGATGACAAACAGCGCTTGCTGAACGTGCGGCCGTGGCTGGCGCGCATCCAGGCGGACACTGGCCGCGCCGTACTCGAAGCCCGCGCCCGGCGTTACTACCTCGACGGCCGACGCGCCCTGGCCAGCGGCAACTACAGCCGCGCGTTGGTAGCCTTCGAAAAAGCGCGCGAACTCAATCCCTACGATACTGAAATCGATACCCTCCTGGCGCACGTGCGCAACCACCTGTTACCGGCAGCCACCGTCTTGCCGTTTGAAATGGTGGACGCGCCGGTCGCGGTCGAGACGGCCACTGGTGATTCTGCTGTGCGGGCTGCGCCAGATTCCGCCGTCCCGATTCCCGAAATCATGCCGGTGACCGTCGAACCTGCCATCACGCGGTTTCCCGACGATGACACCAGCCTGTATGCCCAGATCGAGTTTGCCCAAGAAGAGGAGGAAGCGGTCGTGGCCGCCGGTCTCAATTGGGGCATGATTCTCTTTGTCGCCGCGATCGTAACGGCGCTGGTGGTGTTGCCGTTCAGCGGCGTATTTCCGCATTCCGATCAGGTGCGGGCGCATGCTTTTCTCTTCCTGCGTGATTTCAATCGCGCCGCTTCGATTTACGAAAAGCTGCTGCAGCAGAATCCCCAAGCCACCGGCCTTTACCCACGCCTGGCGGAGATCTATCTGCGCACCGGTCGCACCGATGGGAATGCGCTCAAGGTCTATGAGAGTGTTTTGCAGATGAGTCCGGCCACGCGCAACTGGGACAGGATTTCCTCGATTGTGGCGCAGAGCAAGCAGCAGAGCAAGCGAGCGGCCGCGCCGGACGAGGCCGCCGGCCGCAACCGGAGTCACCCTCCGCCGCGCGAACAGCGGCGGTGA
- a CDS encoding tetratricopeptide repeat protein: MQAKSCSSIFTALLLGLSAAVGFAQVRNPEAVRWYNAGVLEKDVAKALTAYEAAVTLDSTFVEALFALGYAHNSQKNFVPAERYLSRAARLMPANMKNSFKVKIYYELANAQLSKGDLNASEESLRRAQSLAKDNKLKTNITFKLARLLCQQNRMLEALTELKARRQEDSKNKDSFDSFIALIEKEIAAAQTPQPAQAESTVALAAASATAVEPAADSQRAALPAVTRQETPAAAEAKQTAEELYQQAVALEAENNLELAQAAYEALLQRMPNFKDARLRLQSTQRRLLEKQIALEIEQKYTEGLAALKASDWLGAITAFERVLELRPDYSEVSQHLVEAQRRLDQENTEEVLARYYGEGLSAMRRGDLGRCLVAFEKVRRLDPNYREVAELLAQVESEIQNQRLASMTPATLLGASTTVDSLYDAALRFMQQNEWKQAVVTLEKLRILAPSNGEINRLLAQARMNLSFLEADMASVDARDETRRVLTTAGMLIAIILVPVLCFFVFSPSARARLHLLFGDFPGAARLYERLITQKPGRVDLYPALANIYLLSGRRDENAMKVYKTVLQLDLPVQNREQINAVFTQHYLVNGRGDADTLKALESAIHMELNRKSARRES; encoded by the coding sequence ATGCAAGCCAAGTCCTGTTCTTCTATCTTCACCGCTTTATTGCTGGGCTTGTCCGCCGCAGTTGGATTTGCCCAGGTCAGAAACCCGGAAGCTGTGCGTTGGTACAATGCCGGCGTCTTGGAGAAAGACGTCGCCAAAGCCCTCACCGCATATGAAGCTGCGGTCACGCTTGACTCCACGTTTGTGGAGGCGCTGTTTGCCCTCGGCTACGCCCATAACAGCCAGAAGAACTTCGTACCAGCCGAGCGTTATCTCAGTCGGGCCGCCCGCTTGATGCCGGCAAACATGAAAAACTCCTTCAAGGTCAAAATCTACTATGAGCTTGCCAACGCGCAGCTCAGCAAGGGCGATTTGAACGCGAGTGAAGAGTCCCTGCGCAGGGCCCAGTCTCTTGCCAAGGATAACAAGCTCAAGACCAATATCACCTTCAAGCTGGCGCGGCTGCTTTGCCAGCAAAATCGCATGCTGGAGGCGCTCACTGAGCTCAAGGCAAGGCGCCAAGAGGATTCGAAGAACAAGGACAGTTTCGACAGTTTTATCGCGCTGATCGAAAAGGAAATCGCTGCGGCCCAAACACCGCAACCGGCCCAGGCGGAAAGCACGGTCGCGCTCGCGGCCGCCTCGGCCACCGCGGTCGAACCGGCCGCGGACTCGCAGCGCGCCGCACTGCCGGCGGTAACGCGCCAGGAAACGCCCGCGGCGGCGGAAGCAAAACAGACCGCGGAGGAGCTTTATCAACAAGCCGTGGCGCTGGAAGCGGAAAACAATTTGGAACTGGCGCAGGCCGCCTATGAGGCGCTGTTGCAGCGCATGCCGAACTTCAAGGACGCGCGGCTGCGCCTGCAAAGCACGCAGCGCCGGCTGCTCGAAAAGCAAATCGCCCTGGAAATCGAGCAGAAATACACCGAAGGCCTGGCGGCTCTCAAGGCAAGTGACTGGCTGGGCGCGATTACCGCCTTCGAACGAGTGCTCGAACTCCGGCCCGATTACAGCGAAGTGAGTCAGCATCTCGTCGAAGCCCAACGCCGCCTGGATCAGGAGAACACCGAGGAAGTGCTGGCGCGCTATTACGGCGAAGGTTTGAGTGCGATGCGCCGCGGCGATCTCGGCCGTTGTTTGGTGGCTTTCGAAAAAGTGCGGCGCCTGGACCCCAACTACCGCGAGGTCGCCGAGCTGCTCGCGCAGGTGGAAAGCGAAATTCAAAACCAACGGCTGGCAAGCATGACGCCGGCAACTCTGCTGGGTGCTTCAACGACGGTGGATTCCCTTTATGACGCGGCGCTGCGCTTCATGCAGCAAAATGAGTGGAAGCAGGCGGTGGTGACGCTGGAAAAGCTGCGCATTCTTGCTCCCAGCAACGGTGAGATCAACCGCTTGCTGGCCCAAGCCCGCATGAATCTCAGTTTCTTGGAAGCGGATATGGCGAGCGTGGACGCGCGCGACGAGACGCGCCGGGTGTTGACCACTGCTGGAATGCTGATTGCGATCATTCTGGTGCCAGTGCTGTGCTTCTTCGTTTTTTCGCCCTCCGCGCGCGCCCGCTTGCATTTGCTCTTCGGCGATTTTCCCGGCGCCGCGCGCTTGTATGAACGCCTGATTACGCAGAAGCCCGGCCGGGTCGATCTCTATCCTGCGCTGGCAAACATCTATCTGCTCTCCGGCCGCCGCGATGAAAACGCCATGAAAGTGTACAAGACCGTCTTGCAGCTCGATCTGCCTGTGCAAAACCGCGAACAAATCAATGCAGTGTTCACCCAACACTACCTGGTGAACGGACGCGGCGATGCCGACACCCTCAAGGCGTTGGAGAGCGCCATTCACATGGAACTCAATCGCAAGAGCGCCCGGCGCGAATCCTGA
- a CDS encoding tetratricopeptide repeat protein — translation MRALERFLVAWLITCGAAGLQAQPQNREALQWFSTGIMAADLDKKIEAYQRAIELDPAYVEALYNLGMVYKSRQQYDQAAQFLGRAYQARPGQTQTALRVQILYELAATQLKLGQLREAEQGLRNAKALAQDQTMASLISFELGRFLHQRHRHAEALAELRAGMSLEPDNRLKFANLILAVERAQQLQTLYDQAQQARQAGHLTEAQAKLAEIIAADANFRDVQEQYLSLQAKQKADTDKAAFNALYEEARKLESAGKIELAVATYEKLVSQAVVFKDARTRLQNLQQELETRRSQETLETQYTAGLAALKARDWARATIIFEKILQTDAGFRQARQKLREAQSSLDRENSETVLARFYAEGLAAMKQGDVRAALVAFEKVHKINQDYRDVASLLAEVEEMMAKGPVLRAPRTAVLEQDSLYRAAQAAIQQEHWTEAVRLLERLQAAAPDDPVLIDLLAQARANLRLVVPPAPAAALRSGPPILLISSALMALLMLPVIGFFALSPTLRARIALMRGDYNRAEQIYEKLLQQHPGRLKLYPSLANIYLLTGRRDEQALKVYKTILQLNLITSNRDEINAAVAQTYLSQGRMDADAIKVFEDMLQAEYRKSELLTRSQHGRS, via the coding sequence ATGCGAGCACTCGAGCGCTTCCTTGTGGCTTGGCTCATCACCTGCGGTGCGGCCGGATTGCAGGCGCAGCCGCAAAACCGTGAAGCCCTGCAATGGTTCAGCACCGGCATCATGGCGGCCGACCTCGACAAAAAAATCGAGGCCTATCAGCGCGCCATTGAGCTGGATCCGGCCTATGTCGAGGCCTTGTACAATCTCGGCATGGTCTACAAATCACGGCAGCAGTATGACCAGGCGGCGCAATTTCTCGGCCGCGCCTACCAGGCCCGGCCCGGCCAGACCCAGACCGCGCTGCGGGTTCAGATTCTCTATGAGCTGGCGGCCACGCAGTTGAAGCTCGGTCAATTGCGCGAAGCCGAGCAGGGCCTGCGCAACGCCAAAGCGCTGGCCCAAGACCAAACCATGGCGAGCCTGATCTCGTTTGAGCTTGGCCGCTTTCTCCATCAGCGCCACCGCCATGCCGAGGCTCTGGCGGAGTTGCGCGCCGGCATGTCTTTGGAACCGGACAACCGACTCAAGTTCGCAAATCTGATTCTGGCCGTGGAAAGGGCGCAGCAGCTTCAGACGCTCTATGATCAGGCGCAGCAGGCGCGGCAGGCCGGCCATCTCACCGAGGCGCAGGCCAAGTTGGCGGAAATCATCGCCGCCGATGCGAATTTCAGAGATGTGCAGGAGCAATACCTTAGCCTGCAGGCCAAACAAAAGGCCGACACCGACAAGGCTGCCTTCAATGCGCTTTATGAAGAGGCGCGCAAACTGGAGAGCGCAGGAAAGATCGAGCTGGCAGTGGCCACTTATGAGAAGCTCGTGAGCCAGGCCGTGGTCTTCAAAGACGCGCGCACCCGGCTGCAAAACTTGCAGCAAGAACTCGAAACGCGCCGCTCGCAGGAGACGCTGGAAACGCAATACACTGCCGGTTTGGCGGCACTGAAAGCCCGCGACTGGGCGCGCGCCACGATCATCTTCGAAAAAATCCTGCAAACCGATGCCGGATTTCGGCAGGCGCGCCAGAAGCTCCGTGAAGCGCAAAGCAGTCTGGATCGGGAGAACTCCGAAACCGTGCTGGCCCGCTTCTATGCCGAAGGCTTGGCGGCAATGAAACAGGGCGATGTGCGCGCGGCTCTGGTGGCCTTCGAGAAAGTACACAAGATCAATCAAGACTACCGCGATGTTGCCAGCCTGCTGGCGGAAGTCGAAGAGATGATGGCCAAAGGTCCGGTGCTGCGCGCGCCGCGAACGGCGGTGCTGGAACAGGATTCGCTTTATCGCGCTGCCCAGGCCGCGATCCAGCAGGAGCACTGGACGGAGGCGGTAAGGCTGTTGGAGCGGCTGCAAGCCGCCGCGCCGGATGACCCCGTGCTCATTGATCTGCTCGCCCAAGCGCGCGCCAACCTGCGACTGGTCGTTCCACCGGCGCCGGCTGCAGCGCTGCGATCGGGTCCGCCGATCTTACTGATCAGCAGTGCGCTGATGGCGTTGCTGATGCTGCCGGTGATCGGTTTCTTCGCGCTTTCGCCCACGCTGCGGGCGCGGATCGCGTTGATGCGCGGCGACTACAACCGCGCCGAGCAAATCTATGAGAAGCTCCTGCAGCAGCATCCCGGCCGGCTGAAGCTCTATCCCTCGCTGGCCAATATCTACTTGCTCACCGGCCGGCGGGACGAGCAGGCGCTCAAGGTCTACAAGACCATCCTGCAACTCAACTTGATTACCTCGAATCGCGACGAGATCAACGCTGCGGTCGCGCAAACCTACCTCTCGCAAGGCCGGATGGACGCCGACGCCATCAAGGTCTTTGAAGACATGCTGCAAGCCGAGTATCGCAAATCCGAGTTGCTGACACGTTCCCAACACGGCAGATCCTGA